GGGGGCCGTCCAGAGCTGGAACCAGGACTCACCCCATCCACGGCTTCCAAGTCCAGGCGCAGCTGACTTTGCAGGGAGTGCAGCTTGGGGAGAGGGACGGCACCCAGGTCAGCACAGCGCTGCAGCCCCCGGCCCTCCAGCTCTTCCCGGAGCCGCCGGAACTGggcctccacctcctccttcttctgcaGCGCCAGGTCCCGCGCACTGTCTGCGGCCAGGGCCCGCTCCTTCGCCTCCTTCGCCTCCCGCCGCCACGCGTCACAGGCCTGAAACCGGGGGCAGTGGCGGGCTGCAGCAGCGGCACGGGGTGCCCCCCTCGCGGGCgcgcctgccccgcccccacccgtgCTCACCTGCTGCACCTGCTGCCAGGACTCCTCCCACTGCCTGATCTTCCTCTTGGCCTCGTCCAGCTGCCGCCTGACGCGGGCCAGCTCCGTGCTGTTCGGACTCGCACTTGAGGACGGGGCAGGGCCGGTGTTCAGGATGGGGGACGGGCTGGGAGAAAAGCTGCCGGAAACAAAGTCCCAGATGCTCCCGGGGACGCCGTTCAAGCCTGAACgcagaggggacaggagaggTCACAGCCGTGGCGCTAATACCCCACCTCTGGGCCCCCCTGACAGTGACCCCTGCCCCTGGCACCCTTTCCAGCTGCTCAGGTGTCTGGAAGCAGAAGAGGACATGAAGTCAGGGCTGTCCCTGCGCCATCCCTGGCCCCCGAGCCCCGCCTTGCCTCGGTCTGCAGGCCCTGCAGCTGCGGGGGTCGCCTACGGTAGGGGTGTGCACGAGAGAGTAACGTGATActtaaaatactcttttaaaatacGACGAGTTACACGAGGTAACGTCTCCCAACAAAAAATACAAGGACTTTTGCTGTTACTGTTGCGCCGGTCGGTGTGCTTGGCGCCGGGTCTCTAATGACATCACAGGTCCC
The sequence above is drawn from the Neomonachus schauinslandi chromosome 5, ASM220157v2, whole genome shotgun sequence genome and encodes:
- the UNKL gene encoding putative E3 ubiquitin-protein ligase UNKL; translation: MTPPQQPPALRSEPGALGSSAASYSSLGLNGVPGSIWDFVSGSFSPSPSPILNTGPAPSSSASPNSTELARVRRQLDEAKRKIRQWEESWQQVQQACDAWRREAKEAKERALAADSARDLALQKKEEVEAQFRRLREELEGRGLQRCADLGAVPLPKLHSLQSQLRLDLEAVDGVIFQLRAKQCAVCRERARGAVLQPCQHRVLCEPCAAGAPPCPYCEGQPLPW